The Benincasa hispida cultivar B227 chromosome 11, ASM972705v1, whole genome shotgun sequence genome has a segment encoding these proteins:
- the LOC120091559 gene encoding uncharacterized protein LOC120091559 codes for MGEKLDDEDEILKQVFGDSSDDEDFEDQTLMNDGSYEVGHIHQWEQVKEIKGLWLCKIFLSPQQQSSLLSAIRNEGWFMEASQNQAMRFGNLPTWAVELSDFVYEAVLSSNHMTDTLTVDRYNGDKIDCPLPSHILWREPLFDQMIANVYQPGEGICAHVDLMRFEDGIAIVSLESPCVMHFTRVDETSCDPSIKGEVDLSATKVPVYLNPGSLVILWGEARYLWKHEINRKPGFQIWEGQELTQGRRTSITLRKLCHVE; via the exons ATGGGGGAAAAACTGGACGATGAAGACGAAATCTTGAAGCAAGTATTTGGCGATTCTTCGGATGACGAAGATTTCGAAGATCAAACCTtaatgaatgatggatcatatGAAGTGGGTCACATTCATCAATGGGAGCAGGTCAAGGAAATCAAAGGCTTGTGGCTCTGCAAAATCTTCCTCTCTCCCCAACAACAATCATCGCTTCTCTCCGCAATCCGAAATG AAGGGTGGTTCATGGAAGCCTCTCAAAATCAG GCCATGAGGTTTGGAAACCTTCCAACATGGGCTGTTGAACTTTCAGATTTTGTTTATGAGGCAGTGCTTTCAAGTAACCACATGACAGATACTTTGACTGTGGATCGCTATAATGGAGATAAGATTGATTGTCCTCTTCCATCACATATTTTGTGGAGAGAACCACTCTTTGATCAAATGATAGCTAATGTGTATCAACCAGGTGAG GGAATCTGTGCACATGTCGACCTTATGCGTTTCGAAGATGGAATTGCCATTGTCTCCCTCGAGTCACCATGCGTGATGCATTTTACCCGAGTTGATGAAACTTCGTGTGATCCTTCAATCAAGGGAGAAGTCGATTTATCAGCAACAAAGGTGCCCGTGTATCTAAACCCAGGTTCTCTTGTTATATTGTGGGGTGAAGCCCGCTACCTCTGGAAGCATGAAATAAATCGTAAGCCTGGGTTTCAAATATGGGAAGGCCAGGAACTTACTCAGGGGAGGCGAACTTCTATTACACTGAGAAAGCTCTGTCATGTTGAATAG